One window from the genome of Candidatus Hydrogenedentota bacterium encodes:
- a CDS encoding DUF1460 domain-containing protein yields MSSWISILLSVLGAAIYEQTPSETDAYLSKLQGADSSFARRLERVIQDSVGTPYHDGPLGEGPNAPYDADPLIDLSRVDCVTFVEQSVALASASSLAEATDLLQGYRYKDGQVDFLHRNHFMLVDWTPNNPWCLESTAKLGIETKKLTRTISKAAFFRRVKAPELGQDIPDRDVTVSYIPIDKAKAVAHAIKEPSLIVFIGHVDWLFALHCGIFLPDGAGSGMLYHASSAAGKVAPMNLESYAASQSRRYLGLAVYEIRDPSLSQTGN; encoded by the coding sequence ATGAGTTCATGGATATCAATTCTCTTAAGTGTTCTTGGCGCAGCCATTTATGAGCAGACGCCCTCGGAGACCGATGCCTACCTGTCGAAACTCCAGGGGGCGGATTCCAGCTTTGCGCGGCGACTCGAGCGGGTTATTCAGGATAGCGTGGGTACGCCGTATCACGATGGTCCCCTCGGCGAAGGCCCGAATGCACCCTACGACGCCGATCCGCTCATCGACCTGAGCCGAGTCGATTGCGTGACCTTTGTCGAGCAGAGCGTCGCCCTGGCGAGCGCTTCGAGCCTCGCTGAAGCGACCGACCTGCTCCAGGGATATCGCTACAAGGACGGCCAGGTGGACTTCCTCCACCGGAATCACTTCATGCTGGTGGACTGGACCCCGAACAACCCCTGGTGTCTTGAATCGACCGCAAAGCTCGGCATAGAAACGAAAAAGTTAACTCGGACCATCAGCAAAGCTGCCTTCTTTCGCCGAGTGAAAGCCCCGGAACTGGGGCAAGACATACCTGATCGGGATGTGACGGTCAGTTACATACCGATAGACAAGGCAAAGGCCGTGGCGCACGCCATTAAGGAACCCTCCCTGATCGTATTTATTGGTCATGTAGACTGGTTGTTTGCCCTGCACTGCGGCATCTTTCTGCCCGACGGGGCCGGTTCGGGAATGCTCTATCACGCCAGTTCCGCCGCCGGAAAAGTGGCCCCGATGAATCTGGAAAGCTACGCGGCAAGTCAATCCAGGCGCTACCTGGGCCTGGCGGTTTACGAGATACGCGATCCCAGCCTTTCCCAAACCGGAAACTGA